The Saccharolobus shibatae B12 genomic interval TAATCTAACCCTAACTTAATAGCAATTCCTCTTGCAGCTAATATACCAGTTGCGGCAGCTACGTTTATTCCTCTAGAAAGTCCAGTTCCATCACCAGCTGCGAATAGATTATCAACTACAGTTTCCATATTATTATCAACTACAGCTCTTACGCTATAGTATTTTATTTCTGGTGCATATAGCAGCGTATTTGAAGAGAATATACCTGGTGCTATACTATCTAGCCTTTCTAAACCATCTATTAAATTATCTACTACTCTGTAAGGAAGTCCCATACTTATGTCTCCAGGTGTCACATCTCTTAAGGTTGGTTTTACGGTAGACCTATTTATTCTCTCCCACGTGCTCCTTCTTCCTTTTTGAAAATCTATTAGCCTTTGTAATATTGGTTTCCCACCACCTAGTCTAGTCATTAATCTAGCTATGCTCTTGCCATATTCTATAGTATCCTCAAGTGGATCTGAAAGTTTAATCGTAGTTAGGAATGCAAAATTAGTATTATTGCTCTTTTTATCGACATAAGTTTCTCCATTAACTCCAATAGTCCCGTCATCGTAAACCTCTTTCATAATATATCCTCTTGGATTAACACAGAACGTCCTTACTTTATCATCGTATCTCTTAGAGTATAATATTACCTTGGGATCCCATACAGCTTCTGTAAGTTCATCAAATACAAAAGACTCAGTTTCTACTCTTACTCCTATATCCAATGGCCCTGGTATGGTATCAACTCCTAATTTTTTAGCTTGCTCATAGAACCATTTAGCACCTGCTCTACCAGGAGCCGCAAGGACTATTCTAGACTCTATTTCACCTCTTGAAGTTTTAAGTAAGAATTTATTACCTTTCTTCTCTATATCTATGACCTCCGTTAGTTCACCAATTTTAATTCCCTTCTTCTCAACGTAGTTTACAATACTGTCTATTATTAATGGTGTTTTATCGGTCCCCATATGTCTTTGTCTAATTGGAACAAACTCCGCACCTACCTTTGCAGCTCTTCTTTGTATTTCTTTGACTTTTTCCATATTTGGTTCAAATACCCTGTCCTTTGGAGCTCCAAATTTTACGAAAATATCATCAACATAGTTTATTAATTCTTGTGCCTTATCCCAACTTCTCGTTATTTCATGCAATTCTCCTCCAATATCTGGCCTAAGGTTTATTATTCCACTACTGAACGTTCCCGCTCCTCCAAAACCATACATAATATGGCATGGATCACAAAATGTGCATTTCTCCTTCGGGGACAAAAGTGGGCAAGTTCTTTTACTTGCTCTGGCTCCCTTATCGACTAATAGTATCTTATAGTTGGAAACATTGTCTTTAGCCAAACTCGCTAGTTCATATGCAGCGAATAGTCCAGCTGGACCTCCTCCAATTATTACAACATCATAGAAGCTCATTTACTTCACCTCCTCTCTAAGATCTATCATGTCGTATGCATCTTCTCCAGTGCCAATAAGTCCAATAGGTGTTTTTAGTTCTTCTTCTAGTTCATCCAACCATTTCTTGGCTTCAGTGGGTAGTTTTTCATATTCTCTGGCTCTATATGCATCCTTAAAGAGTGCGTCTAATTTGGTTATGGCGACTATTGTAGCTGAATTTATTCTAATGGCTTCTCTTGCAAGTTTAGTATTAAATGGTGCAACTCTCCTTAATCTCCCAGTTACTGTACCATATTCTGCCAAACCAAGTTTTTTTGCTTCTTCTTCTGTTAACTCACCTTCCAGTGGGCCTTTTCCTACTCTGGTAACGTAGCTCTTGAAGGTAATTATTATGTGATCCACATATTTTGGTCCTATTCCGGCCTCGCTTAATATTCCTGATGCTGTAGTATTTCTACTAGTTACATATGGATATTCGCCGTGGTATAGACTTAGATAATGTCCTTGAGTTCCTTCTATAAGAATATTGTAACCATTCTCTAAATAATCCAATATTTTATTAGGAACATCTATGACGAACTTTTCAAGTTCTTTATAATCCTTTGCTAACTTTAATTTTCTTAATATTCTTTTACTCTCCGCATATCCGACGCCTTGGCCAGTGCTCCCAATTACATTCATAAGATACGGATCGTTTTTCTCCTCTCTTACCTCATCTTCAGTTATAATTCCAACATGAGAATCAATATATAATCTATCATAAGTTTCAGTTTCCCTCATCTCTTTAAATAGGACGTCTAATGACGTAAGTGCCCCGGGAGCTAGAGCTAATTCAGTGGATTTATTTACAAATGCAGATGGGATAATCCTTAGCTTCCATATCTTTCCTGAATACGTAACGGTATGACCAGCATTAATAGACCCTGTTCTCACACTTAATTTTGGTTTATCTTTAATACCTAAATAAGCTGCTACTTTTCCCTTTCCTTCATCACCAAAAAATCCTCCAACAATTAATTCTAGCATCAAACACCGTTTTGTATACCTCTACTTTATCTTATTTAAACATATCTATGCGTTATTTATCATTATAGAAATCTAGACACTTTCGTAGTATCTCTTTAATTAACGCAAAATCATAATGACATATTAAGTTAGTATTTTTTCAGTAAGATTATTTATTATAGCGCGCTTTATCTCTAATGCTATTCTTCTCCCTAAACTTATTGGCTTTCCGAAGTAAAATTTAGAGTATTGGCTCCCAATTCCCATATATGCATTCGTACCACCCCCAATTCTTGGAGCGACATCGTATACGACAAGATCTAAATCTGGAGTCACCATAACTTGTAGAGTAAAGGGTCCAATTATTCCGGGGGGTTCAAGTTTTTGTGTGGCCTCTACAAATCTATATCCTATCTCAAAGACTTTTTCTAATAGACTTTCTCTTATTGTTACTGGCTCATGGCCAACCTCTATCAGTCTTGGTATCCTACCTAATTTTATTTGTATGTCAGCAGGCAATCTATATAAGCTATCCCAATCACTTTGAATTCTTCTATCCACGCTTATTAGTTCTAGTCTATTAAATATTGGGCTGTAGAAGTAGTTAAGATTAAAGTGAGCCCCGAACACGAATTCCTCTATTACCATATTTTTTAAACCTTCATTATCTATTACGTTATTTCTCAATAATTCGTTGAGTTTAACTTCAAAATCTTCCTTGTTTACAGCGAAAAAGAATCCTCTTTCAACTTTCCTTTTAGCCTCAGGTAGTTTAACTATTACTGGTCTATCGATCTCTTCTGGTTTGAATAATTTGGGTATAGAGATTTTCCCCTCATTTAGTATTTTATAATAATTCTTTTCGCCTACTCTTTCTTCCCATCGTAACATATATCTGTTGCCAAAGACTTTCGTTTTCATGTTTTCTATTCCATCATAACCTACATAAACCGCTAAGCTCCTATTAGGAACAATTATTGCATTTTCGCTGAGTAAACTATCTTGCACCTTATCCGAGATTATTTCTTTAAAATCATCCATGATCATACATTTATCCATGATTGCTTTAAATTCCAAATAAGGTCTTTCTCTTCCTTTTTTACACAGTCCTATTGTTTGAAAACCTTCATCTTTAGCTCCATCGAAAACGTCAAGTGCAGAATGGCTAGCTAGTGCAGCTATCTTAACATTCATTTAACTCACCACAAGACTTAACTTATCTTTTTCGTTTGCAACTCTGATTTCTCTTGCGATCCTTCTTCCCATACTCATGGGCTCATCCCAGTAAAGCCAACTATATGGGCTTCCATTTACGTATAAGTTAGTTCCGGCAACTATTCTTCCAGAGAACTCGAAAACCACTATATCCGAATTATCAGTCACTATTGACTCTAAACAAAATGGTCCTATCATTCCTGGAGATACTAATTCCTTAGTAGTTCTAACGAAGTTATTGGCGTATTCTAAAGCAACTGGTAGTAGGCTTTCTCTGGCCACAGCTGGAATATTACCAACAACTACAAACGTAGGGTCTATGTCAAGTTCTTTCATGTACTCATAAGTAAGTCTTCTAAGCCCATCTATGTTAGTCTCATATCTTATATCTATTCCGAAGATTTCT includes:
- a CDS encoding adenylosuccinate synthetase, whose product is MLELIVGGFFGDEGKGKVAAYLGIKDKPKLSVRTGSINAGHTVTYSGKIWKLRIIPSAFVNKSTELALAPGALTSLDVLFKEMRETETYDRLYIDSHVGIITEDEVREEKNDPYLMNVIGSTGQGVGYAESKRILRKLKLAKDYKELEKFVIDVPNKILDYLENGYNILIEGTQGHYLSLYHGEYPYVTSRNTTASGILSEAGIGPKYVDHIIITFKSYVTRVGKGPLEGELTEEEAKKLGLAEYGTVTGRLRRVAPFNTKLAREAIRINSATIVAITKLDALFKDAYRAREYEKLPTEAKKWLDELEEELKTPIGLIGTGEDAYDMIDLREEVK
- a CDS encoding NAD(P)/FAD-dependent oxidoreductase, translated to MSFYDVVIIGGGPAGLFAAYELASLAKDNVSNYKILLVDKGARASKRTCPLLSPKEKCTFCDPCHIMYGFGGAGTFSSGIINLRPDIGGELHEITRSWDKAQELINYVDDIFVKFGAPKDRVFEPNMEKVKEIQRRAAKVGAEFVPIRQRHMGTDKTPLIIDSIVNYVEKKGIKIGELTEVIDIEKKGNKFLLKTSRGEIESRIVLAAPGRAGAKWFYEQAKKLGVDTIPGPLDIGVRVETESFVFDELTEAVWDPKVILYSKRYDDKVRTFCVNPRGYIMKEVYDDGTIGVNGETYVDKKSNNTNFAFLTTIKLSDPLEDTIEYGKSIARLMTRLGGGKPILQRLIDFQKGRRSTWERINRSTVKPTLRDVTPGDISMGLPYRVVDNLIDGLERLDSIAPGIFSSNTLLYAPEIKYYSVRAVVDNNMETVVDNLFAAGDGTGLSRGINVAAATGILAARGIAIKLGLD
- a CDS encoding formate--phosphoribosylaminoimidazolecarboxamide ligase family protein; the encoded protein is MNVKIAALASHSALDVFDGAKDEGFQTIGLCKKGRERPYLEFKAIMDKCMIMDDFKEIISDKVQDSLLSENAIIVPNRSLAVYVGYDGIENMKTKVFGNRYMLRWEERVGEKNYYKILNEGKISIPKLFKPEEIDRPVIVKLPEAKRKVERGFFFAVNKEDFEVKLNELLRNNVIDNEGLKNMVIEEFVFGAHFNLNYFYSPIFNRLELISVDRRIQSDWDSLYRLPADIQIKLGRIPRLIEVGHEPVTIRESLLEKVFEIGYRFVEATQKLEPPGIIGPFTLQVMVTPDLDLVVYDVAPRIGGGTNAYMGIGSQYSKFYFGKPISLGRRIALEIKRAIINNLTEKILT